In Listeria cossartiae subsp. cossartiae, the DNA window ACTATCTGGCCCACTGATGACGTATGCTGAGCTTACAGAAGTATTAAAAGAAGCTACCGGAAAAGATTTCGATGTTATCGCTTCTGATGATAAAGGCTTCGTGGAAAATCTAGTTTCCATTGGCATGCCACAACCAGTCGCAGAAATGTTTTTATCGTTCCAACATGATATTAAGAACGACCAATTAGATGTTACTTCTGATGATTTTGAAAATGCACTAGGAAAACCATTAACGAATCGCGTGGATGCGCTTCGGGAATTGTTGAAATAATAATGAAACAGCCTACCTTGATTGAGGTGGGCTTTTTTTATGTCTGAAAAACCCGGTACTATTTATAAGACATTTTAACCATTAACTAAAAAGAGGACTATAATTCTATATGCTCTTTGGTTCCTAACTAAAAAAACTTATGTGAATCATTGAGCTATTTTTGCGGGGAGTAAGGATTTTTTTATCTTTGGAAAAGGAGTGGTTTTGTGAGTAAGAAAGTTGTTGGTTTTGGGGATGTATATGAGTTGGGATTTCAGCCTTTGAATGATAAGGAACGATGGAAAATGGAGGAGAGTTTTAAACGGCAGATTGGTATGGAAGTAAGTTCTGATGGAAAATTTGTGGTTATTTCTGACACTGGAAATAGGTATGCGAAGTTAAAACCAATAGAAAACAATGGGCTTACTTATGAAGAGCAAGAATATGTGAAAGAAACGCTTCATACAGCAGATTTGAAAAGTAAATCTACGGCTGTTTTGTTGTCGCTGTTTTTTGGTGGACTTGGAATTGGGCATTTTTATACAGGAAATTGGATTTATGGACTTATTATTTTAATCGGAAGTGTGAGTTTATTCTTTTTATTAGGTTTTTTATGGATACCGATTCTCTTAGTTTTAACTTTTATCGACTGTTTTGTCGTTGCTTCGGAAGTTACTTCGGCAAATGAAAAAATCAAACGACAACTTATTAGCCAGATTAAATTGCAGAAATTAACCAATAGAGCATGAAAGAAACGGGAAAGAAGGAAAACAAGTGAAAAAATTAGTGGATTGGTTCAAAGGATTATCAAAAACATGGAAAATTGTAGTGATTATCGGCGCGGTGCTTGTCGTCATATTAGCGGTAACTACTAGTGACGATGAGGGCGAGCAAGCAAGCGAGAAAGCAAATAGCTCGAAGACATCAAAACAGGTGAGCAAGCCGAAACCACAACTTTCGGCCGAAGATTTAGCGTTGATTAAATTTGATTTAGTAGAATTTGAAGGTCGGGAACTTTCCGCGGAAAACATTTTAAAAGATACGATTAAGGGAGAAATTTGGTCGGATTTGGACTTTGCGAATGATAATATTAATCAAATGATGGGCACGATGAAAGGATATCAGCAAGAAATTTTAAATATAGATGCGCTTAAAAGAAGTTCGGAAGCCTCGACAGATACACAGACATTTAAGCAGGTTTTTACAGAGTGGAGCGATTTCAAAATACAACGAATACAAGTGACGTTAGATTTGCTAAATGGGAAAAAAGATAGTGAAGCTGCATTTAAAAAAAGATATCCTAATCAAATCATCTTTAAAAAGATGCGCACGGATAAATTACAAACAGCCTTGAATAACTTGAAAGTAGGCTACCAATTATTGGATAGTCAAAAATAAACAAAAAGCCATCTGACTTAGGATGGCTTTTTGTTTATTTAGAAGGGAAATGAGCAATCATCTTCTCCAAAAACGCTTTCTGCCAAGCGTGATCTTGCGCAGTGCCATGCAGATTAGTACTAAGTGTCAGCTCACCCCGGAAAGTCGTAGCCGCGACTTGGAAAAACGGAGCATATTTTAAAGAACCGCAAATGAAGCAATCTGTTAAAGTACTTCCTTCAAAAACGAGTTTTTCGTCGTCAATAATTCCGATATTTGTGAAACTAGTTTTCGGAATAGAATACATTTTTTCAGAAGCTTTTTTGGCAACAGAATAGCTTTTTTTCTTAAAAATAAATTCTAATAAGTAATAAATTCGTAAGGGAGCTAGGCTGTTTTTTTGCGGGTTAAGCGATTTTTTGACAGCTTGAAGTGTACTTTCAAATGAGGTTAGGTCGTCCGTCGCGTTAATTTGGCAAGTAATATTGGCGGTTAGGTTGGTGATGCCGCGGCTTGCTTTATTTGGTAAATATTTGCGGAGGTCCACTGGACAATCAATCGACATCTCATTTTGCTGCGTTGTTTGCTGAATAGTGCGCACCATAGCAGCGAAAAAAACATCATTTACGGTCGCTTCGTGCGCTTTTGCATATTGGATGATAGATGAAAAATCTGTTTTTGGCAGCTTCGTCCAAATGACTTTCGGGTTTTTCGGGTCACCTTTTAGTGGGAAAGGTGGATTATGGACGGCGTTTTGCTTCCTTTTTTCACTGAAAATCGACTTTATTTCTGTGCGCGAAAATTGCTCGAAAACTTGATTCAAACTCCGCGAACCCAAGCTCCAATCCGCCTGATAATCCGGATTTTCCAACAGTTCTGAATAAATTCCACTCAGCAAATAAAGATATTCCTTGAAACCAGCGCCATCCGCTAACATATGATTCATAATAATAACCAGCTGGTCTGCGGTTTCCGTCCGAACAATAGTCAAACAAATTTGCGGACCATTTTCCGTAGACAATTTCCTAACGAGCGCTTGGTCCACTTCGATTTCTGGTTCGGCTGTTTCCACAAGAAAAACTAAATCCTCCGCAGAAAAAACACTTTCTTGCCAAAAAGCACCTTTTTTCGTTTCTTTAAAATGGCAAAGAAGCAGCGGCAATTTCTCAGTAGACTGCATGACCGCTTCTTTTAAAACTGCTATATTTAAGTGATTATCAAATGTCAGCACAGTATGCAAATGATGATCATTTTTCATTTTTTCTCCAGAAATATAATGCTTCACATCGGAAGGTTCAGCGCGATATTTTGTTATTTTTACCATGGGAATTCCTTCTTTCTTAGGCTTAAATCGTTGTTTATAGTTTCCCTGAAAGCAGAATTGCGAAACTAGTTGCTAATTCTATTTTTATTACGTATACTGAGATTATGAAAGTTACTATTTTTAGGAGGATCTTAACATGACAAACGAAACATTAACTACTAAGTTGCTAGGAACGCTTCCATACACACAAGAAAAAGGAACAATGACAGATGCTCTAATCCCTCTGGATGGTAAAGAAACGACAATCAACTTTATTATTTGGGAAGGACTTACATCAGAAAAAGATTTTCAAGATATCGTCGCTTTGACTGATCAAATTCCAGAACTTTATCTAAAAGCGAAAAAAACTATTTTAGAGCAATTTGCAGAGAATGATACGATTACTATTTATTTTGATTTTCATTCAGACGAATTGCCAGCTGAGGTTTTAGCGGTAACAGGAATGGATACTATTGAAAATGTAACGAACGAAATTTTAGTAGATAAATTAGTGCTGGCGGGAGTTTCATTTTCACCTGGTTCCAACAGTGAAATCGAGCTAACTTTCGACTTTAAACTATTACCAGAAGACAGTGACGAACTTTTAGTTGTTCGTTTTGATAAAAATGGTGCAATTACTGATTTATCCCACGAAAGTTAATAAAAAAGGAGCAACCCGGTTCGCGCAGAACCAGGTTGC includes these proteins:
- a CDS encoding TM2 domain-containing protein, with the protein product MSKKVVGFGDVYELGFQPLNDKERWKMEESFKRQIGMEVSSDGKFVVISDTGNRYAKLKPIENNGLTYEEQEYVKETLHTADLKSKSTAVLLSLFFGGLGIGHFYTGNWIYGLIILIGSVSLFFLLGFLWIPILLVLTFIDCFVVASEVTSANEKIKRQLISQIKLQKLTNRA
- a CDS encoding nuclear targeted protein LntA, with product MKKLVDWFKGLSKTWKIVVIIGAVLVVILAVTTSDDEGEQASEKANSSKTSKQVSKPKPQLSAEDLALIKFDLVEFEGRELSAENILKDTIKGEIWSDLDFANDNINQMMGTMKGYQQEILNIDALKRSSEASTDTQTFKQVFTEWSDFKIQRIQVTLDLLNGKKDSEAAFKKRYPNQIIFKKMRTDKLQTALNNLKVGYQLLDSQK
- a CDS encoding condensation domain-containing protein, whose translation is MVKITKYRAEPSDVKHYISGEKMKNDHHLHTVLTFDNHLNIAVLKEAVMQSTEKLPLLLCHFKETKKGAFWQESVFSAEDLVFLVETAEPEIEVDQALVRKLSTENGPQICLTIVRTETADQLVIIMNHMLADGAGFKEYLYLLSGIYSELLENPDYQADWSLGSRSLNQVFEQFSRTEIKSIFSEKRKQNAVHNPPFPLKGDPKNPKVIWTKLPKTDFSSIIQYAKAHEATVNDVFFAAMVRTIQQTTQQNEMSIDCPVDLRKYLPNKASRGITNLTANITCQINATDDLTSFESTLQAVKKSLNPQKNSLAPLRIYYLLEFIFKKKSYSVAKKASEKMYSIPKTSFTNIGIIDDEKLVFEGSTLTDCFICGSLKYAPFFQVAATTFRGELTLSTNLHGTAQDHAWQKAFLEKMIAHFPSK
- a CDS encoding DUF2004 domain-containing protein, yielding MTNETLTTKLLGTLPYTQEKGTMTDALIPLDGKETTINFIIWEGLTSEKDFQDIVALTDQIPELYLKAKKTILEQFAENDTITIYFDFHSDELPAEVLAVTGMDTIENVTNEILVDKLVLAGVSFSPGSNSEIELTFDFKLLPEDSDELLVVRFDKNGAITDLSHES